From Solidesulfovibrio carbinoliphilus subsp. oakridgensis, the proteins below share one genomic window:
- a CDS encoding aldehyde ferredoxin oxidoreductase C-terminal domain-containing protein, producing MQHPSRPAILRVALHPGPGLGSVRRLPAPEALLVSAWGGRGLAGALLEDSLDLPWDAPRAAVCFAPGRLAGCSLPGAGHLSAAFLSPRTGGAATASLGGRLGTALARAGLAAVVVTGRADRPVGLEVRDDAAGLVDARELAGRPTPALFDGLAAWDAAAVVGPAGWAGSPLATLVADRWHDAGGAGLGLALAAKNFAFLAATGTASPTVADPDGLEKARAAMERLIAAAPALAGACGFSRCGTAALVDLLAGRRMLPTDNFRRTVFPRSFAANAPRLEADFGAHGEACPGCPVGCRRVTAEGRLLPDVDGLAHFTALLGLSDPELAVAARNRCLDHGLHAPGAAATLACRAEITGQPLSPDRVLELLAAMGAMDGEGRELGRGAAGYAASEGRPEAAMQVKGMELPAFDPRGAYGLALSLAVAPSGPDPWQGGCLAHELLRKPVATDRFTFEGKARAVVLGENAVAAAASLGGCALLSLAVGLEEWALALAAATGRPVAAGDLAALGEGTVRAERGRNARRGMGAADDDLPARFFTEPGTGGDGFDVPPLSRADFLAARAKYYRLRGCDADGRPTGPEAA from the coding sequence ATGCAGCACCCGTCCCGGCCCGCCATCCTGCGCGTCGCCCTGCACCCCGGGCCGGGGCTCGGCAGCGTCCGTCGCCTGCCCGCGCCCGAGGCCCTGCTCGTCAGCGCCTGGGGCGGCCGGGGGCTGGCCGGGGCCCTGCTGGAGGACTCCCTGGACCTTCCCTGGGACGCCCCCCGGGCGGCGGTCTGCTTTGCCCCTGGCCGGCTGGCCGGCTGTTCCCTGCCCGGGGCCGGCCACCTGTCGGCCGCCTTCCTTTCGCCCCGGACCGGTGGCGCGGCCACGGCCAGCCTCGGCGGCCGCCTGGGAACGGCCTTGGCCCGGGCCGGACTGGCCGCCGTGGTGGTCACGGGCCGGGCCGACCGTCCGGTGGGGCTCGAAGTTCGGGACGACGCGGCCGGGCTGGTCGACGCCCGGGAGCTGGCCGGCCGGCCGACGCCGGCTCTTTTCGACGGGCTGGCCGCCTGGGACGCTGCGGCGGTCGTCGGCCCGGCCGGATGGGCCGGCTCGCCCCTGGCCACGCTGGTGGCCGACCGGTGGCACGACGCCGGCGGCGCGGGCCTTGGCCTGGCCCTGGCGGCCAAGAACTTCGCGTTTCTCGCCGCCACCGGCACGGCTTCCCCGACCGTGGCCGACCCGGACGGCCTGGAGAAGGCCCGGGCGGCCATGGAGCGGCTCATTGCCGCCGCCCCGGCCCTGGCCGGGGCCTGCGGCTTTTCCCGGTGCGGCACGGCCGCCCTGGTCGATCTGCTCGCCGGCCGGAGGATGCTGCCGACGGACAATTTCCGGCGCACGGTTTTCCCGCGCTCTTTCGCCGCCAATGCCCCGCGCCTGGAAGCGGACTTTGGGGCGCATGGGGAAGCCTGCCCCGGCTGTCCGGTCGGCTGCCGCCGGGTCACGGCCGAGGGCCGGCTCCTGCCGGACGTGGACGGTCTCGCCCATTTCACGGCCCTGCTCGGCCTGTCCGACCCGGAACTGGCCGTGGCCGCCCGCAACCGCTGCCTGGACCATGGCCTCCACGCCCCGGGCGCGGCCGCGACGCTCGCCTGCCGGGCCGAAATAACCGGCCAGCCCCTGTCCCCGGACCGGGTGCTTGAGCTTCTCGCCGCCATGGGGGCCATGGACGGGGAAGGGCGCGAGCTTGGCCGGGGCGCGGCCGGCTACGCCGCTTCCGAGGGCCGTCCCGAGGCGGCCATGCAGGTCAAGGGGATGGAACTGCCGGCCTTCGATCCCCGGGGCGCCTACGGGCTGGCCCTGTCCCTGGCCGTCGCCCCGTCCGGGCCGGACCCGTGGCAGGGGGGCTGCCTGGCCCACGAACTTTTGCGCAAGCCAGTGGCCACGGACCGGTTCACCTTCGAGGGCAAGGCCCGGGCCGTGGTGCTCGGGGAAAACGCCGTGGCCGCCGCCGCTTCTCTCGGCGGCTGCGCCCTCCTCTCCCTGGCCGTCGGCCTGGAGGAGTGGGCCCTCGCCCTGGCCGCCGCCACCGGCCGGCCCGTTGCGGCCGGGGATCTGGCCGCCCTTGGCGAGGGGACCGTCCGGGCCGAGCGCGGCCGCAACGCCCGGCGCGGAATGGGGGCGGCCGACGACGACCTGCCGGCCCGGTTTTTCACCGAACCCGGCACCGGCGGCGACGGGTTCGACGTGCCGCCGCTTTCCCGGGCCGACTTCCTGGCCGCCCGGGCCAAGTACTACCGCTTGCGGGGCTGCGACGCCGACGGCCGTCCCACCGGCCCGGAGGCGGCGTGA
- a CDS encoding class II aldolase/adducin family protein, translating into MKALAGRFARRLERAGLTPPGAAAVACLDEDLAFSRPHDPINGFLAATVRRLDVSCLMLVPPAEPYRTILEFLAGREAPAIRPRDCETRTFFHDIPVVAEASPLLAAEALSRRKGAYLPGHGILAHGALSPEQAFITVSSVAFAGFVKFFSDYLAAVRAGTADLAFRRAFDAAVAFLPPPPAALPALAGGPFTDRETMLAAMAEAGRATVELGLVDSVFGNISYNLDGVLAISQTGAALDELEGAIDLCPLDGSSCAGLTASSELSAHAALARLDGRRAILHGHPRFAVILSMACDRAGCPRRDACHVACDACRSVDDIPIVPGEVGAGPRGLVHTMPPALAGKRGAIVLGHGVFTMGADDFNEALASLGAIETLCRARYFEALGAIPL; encoded by the coding sequence GTGAAGGCCCTGGCCGGCCGGTTCGCCCGGCGCCTGGAGCGGGCGGGCCTCACCCCGCCGGGCGCGGCGGCCGTGGCCTGCCTGGACGAGGACCTGGCTTTTTCCCGGCCACACGATCCGATAAACGGCTTCCTGGCCGCAACCGTCCGGCGCCTGGACGTCTCCTGCCTCATGCTCGTGCCCCCGGCCGAGCCCTACCGGACCATCCTGGAGTTCCTGGCCGGCCGCGAGGCCCCGGCCATCCGGCCCCGGGACTGCGAGACCCGGACCTTTTTCCACGACATCCCGGTGGTGGCCGAAGCCTCGCCGCTTCTCGCGGCCGAGGCCCTGTCCCGGCGCAAGGGGGCCTATTTGCCCGGCCACGGCATCCTGGCCCACGGCGCCCTTTCCCCGGAGCAGGCCTTCATCACGGTCTCCTCGGTGGCCTTTGCCGGATTCGTGAAGTTTTTTTCCGACTACCTCGCCGCCGTCCGGGCCGGCACCGCCGATCTCGCCTTTCGCCGGGCCTTCGACGCGGCTGTGGCCTTCCTGCCGCCGCCGCCCGCCGCCCTGCCCGCCCTGGCCGGGGGGCCGTTCACCGACCGCGAAACCATGCTCGCCGCCATGGCCGAAGCCGGCCGGGCCACGGTGGAGCTCGGGCTGGTGGATTCGGTTTTCGGCAACATTTCCTACAACCTGGACGGCGTGCTGGCCATCAGCCAGACCGGCGCGGCCCTGGACGAGCTCGAAGGGGCCATCGATCTCTGTCCGCTGGACGGTTCGTCCTGCGCGGGACTTACCGCCTCGAGCGAACTTTCGGCCCACGCCGCCCTGGCCCGTCTGGACGGCCGCCGGGCCATCCTCCACGGCCACCCCAGATTCGCGGTCATCCTGTCCATGGCCTGCGACCGGGCAGGCTGTCCCCGCCGCGACGCCTGCCATGTGGCCTGTGACGCCTGCCGGTCCGTGGACGACATTCCCATCGTGCCCGGCGAGGTCGGCGCCGGGCCGCGCGGCCTGGTCCACACCATGCCCCCGGCCCTGGCCGGAAAGCGGGGCGCCATCGTCCTTGGCCACGGCGTCTTCACCATGGGCGCGGACGATTTCAACGAGGCCCTGGCCTCGCTTGGCGCCATCGAAACCCTGTGCCGGGCCCGCTATTTCGAAGCGCTCGGCGCCATCCCCCTCTGA